Within Halobacterium jilantaiense, the genomic segment CGAACTGCCGGACCAGCGTCTGATTCGAGGAGGTAGTCGTATGCCAAGACGTAGAACCAGTTCCCGTCGAGGACGCCGCGCTCGGGCGTGACGGCCGCGACTCGGTCGGCGTCGCCGTCGTTCGCGATGCCGAGGTCGGCGTCGTGCTCGCGGACGGCGTCGGCCAGCTCCGCGAGGTGTTCGGGCGTCGGCTCCGGGGGCGTGCCGCCGAACTCGGCGTCCTGCGTGCAGCGCCGCCGAACGACGTCCGCGCCAGCCGCTTCGAGGGCGTCGTCGGTGACGCCGCGCCCGCTCCCGTGCATCGCGTCGTAGACGACAGTGAGGCCGGAGAGGTCGGCGTCCACGAGGTCCCGGCACTGCGCGACGTGCGGGCCGGCGAAGTCGACCGCCCGAATCTCGCCGGTCTGCTCGCCCTCGACTGGCTCTGCGAGGTGCGCCACGATGCCCTCCGTGACTTCGGGCAGGGCGCTCGCGCCGTCCCCCGGGATGAACTTCACGCCGTTGTACTCCGGGGGGTTGTGGGAGGCCGTGATGACGAGTGCACCGGCGAGGTCGCGCTCCACGATGGCGTGGGAGACCGCCGGAGTCGGGCAGTCCCGCTCCGGGAGGACCACGTCGAAGCCGTTGGTCGCAAGCACGTCTGCGACGTCCTCGGCGAACCCGCGGGAGGTCGCGCGGGCGTCGTACCCGACGGCGACCGTCTCGCCCGCGTGGCCGGCGTCCGCGAGGTAGTCGGCGGTCCCCTGGGCGACGATGCGCACGCGCTCGCTCGTGAACTCGTCGAGCGTCGCCCGCCAGCCGTCCGTCCCGAAGCTGATGGCGTCCATACCCGAATCGTCGCTGTGATTCCCCAAAGGCGCTGTGGTCGGGCGGACGAACCGGGTTGTGTTGCCGCTACATAGCGGTGACTGGACTGAAACGAACCGCCGGAACTCCGGTCGAAGACCGCGCTGAACTTACGACAGGAGGCCCAACACTAGGGCGATGACCGCCACCCCGCTCGTCGTCGGCGTCTCCGGCAGCCGCCGCGACGGCAGCTACACCCTGAAAGGCGTCCGCCGCGCGCTCTCGGCCGCCGAAGCGGCCGGTGCCGAGACGGACCTCGTCGACCTCGGGGCCGTCGACCTCCCGCTGTACAACCCCGACCGCAGCACCGCAGACTCCGGCGACGCCGCTGCCCTCATGGAGCGCGTTCGCCGGGCCGACGCCGTCATCGTCGGCTCTCCGGTCTATCACGGGAGCTACTCATCGACGTTCCGGAACTTCCACGATTACTGCAGCTTCGACGAGTACGAGGACACCGTCGTCGGCATCCTCGTCGTCGCCGGCGGTGGCACCATCGCGTCCACGATGGACCACATGCGAATCACGCTCCGGGGCGTCCACGCCGACGTGATTCCCGGGCAGGTCGGCATCCGGAACGCCAGCGACAACTTCGACGACGACGGGACCGTCGCGGACCCGGACATCGCCGACCGCATCGACGATGTCGCCGAGGACGTGGTCGCCGCCGCTCGTCGCCGGATGGCTGTGTCGGGGTCGGCGGCTGCCGGCGACGACTGACCGTCAGAACAGCGCTTCCTTCTCCGTCCGCGAGAGCTGCTTGATCTCGTACTCCCGGGACATCGCGGCCGACTTCGACTCGAAGGACTCGGTGTGGACGAGTTCGACCGGGGTGCGGCCGCGGGTGTACTTCGCGCCCTCGCCGGCGTCGTGTTCGGCGACCCGTCGCTCGACGTCCGTGGTGTAGCCCGTGTAGTAGGTGCCGTCGCTACACTCGACGACGTACACGTGGTGCACAGAAGAGACGAGTGTTCGGGCCGGTACTGTTCTTTCGGTCAGGCCTTCCGTCCCCGGTCGCGGGACACCTCGGCGATGCCCGCGTTTGCCGCGCAGTTCGGACACGCACGCACCTGTCCGTCTTCGGCCGCGAAGACGCGGACGAAGTCATCGGAGACGTGGCCATCGCAGTGGGTGCAACGGGGCATAGGGGGTGCCGACTGGACGCCGGCACTATGAGTATACATCGCATGGAAATAAAGCAGTTTTCCCAAATTGGAACATAGTTTCACCCAGACCGAATCTGAGTTCGGAGCGGTCGCGGGCTGCTTCACCCCCTTCGTTTCACCTGCAACGGGTATTGGTAACGCAGAGTTCGGCATGCACAAGCCGTGACCGGGCCGTTACGCGCCCGATTATGGGAAGCCTTATAAGCAGGGCAGCGAAAAGCCGGGGTGTATGGCAGACCTCATCGTCAAGGCCGCAGTGAAGGAAGCACTCGACGACAAGAACGTTGCCTCCGACTTCTACGAGGCGCTCGACGACGAAGTCGACGAGCTCCTCGCCGACGCCGCCGAGCGTGCAGAGTCCAACGGTCGCAAGACCGTTCAGCCGCGCGACCTGTAACGACGGCGACCCTTCTCAGTATTTTCCAGCCGGCCAGCGACGCGACTCCCGGTCGGCAGGATTCGCACTCGGTCAGTCCCATCGCTGACCACCCACTCGGTCCGGCCTCCCTCGCTACCACCGGCTACAGTTCGGTCACGCGGACGCCGTCGGCCGTTCCGACGTAGACGGCGTCGGCGAGGTCCACGAACAGTCCGTGCTCGACGACGCCCGGAATCCCGCAGAGAGCGGTCGCCAGTTCGCCGGGGTTCTCGATACGCCCGAACTCGCAGTCCAGCACGAGAGCACCGTCGTCTGTCACCACCGGCCCGTCCTTGCGCTCGGCGGCCCGCAGCGTCGGCTCCCCGCCCAGCCCTCCGACGCGCTCGGCGACGACCGGCCGGGCGTCCGGCAGCACTGCCACCGGAATCGCGGCGTCGAGCGCGTCGGCCTCCTTCGACGGGTCGGCCACGACGACGAACCGGTCGGCGCTCGCGTCCACGTACTTCTCTCGGGCGTGGGCCGCCCCGCCGCCCTTCACGAGCGCGTCGCCGGCCACCTGGTCGGCACCATCGATGGCGAGGTCCACGCTCGACTCGTCGAGGCTCGTCAGCGGGATGCCAGCGTCGACGGCGCGCTGCCTGGACTCGAACGACGTCGGCACGCCCTCGACCTCGACGCCGCGCTCACCGAGCGCGCGGATAGCGTGCGCTGCCGTGCTCCCCGTCCCGAGGCCGACGACCATCCCGTCCTCGACCTCGTCTGCGGCGGCCTCGCCCGCCCGCCGCTTCTGCTCCTCGCTGCCGCCGGACTGTTTCATGCAGCCCACTCGGTCGCCGGCCGGCAAAAAGCCCCATCCGTCAGGGGCACTCTGACCGCGTTCACGCCGCACTATCCGGGTGATTGTGGTGCGCGTCCGAGGGTTAACGCCCAATTACCGAAGGTGGTGGGGTGTCTGTCGACCGAATACAATGACCTCCACGCGGGAGCCGCTGGTGATGCGGGGTGCCCGCGACGCGCTCGCAGACGCCGGCTCCTGCGGACGCCGGCTCGCGCGAGCCGACGACGCGCTCGTCGTCACGCTCGACGACACCCCCCGCGAGTGGCTCGCCGACTGCGACGCCACCGTCCGCCCCTCGTTCGTCGCCACCTACCCCCACCCCGACTGCGTGCGCACGATTGCCGACCCCGGCAGTCTCACGACGATTGCCGCCGCAGTCGAGGAGTTCCTCCGCACCACTCCGGACGCGGCGACCCCCGCCGTCTGCGTCGACACGCTCGACCCCGTCCGCGAGTACGCCAGCGACCGCGCGACAGAGCGCTGGCTCGCCGTCGTCGCCGGTCGCGTCGCCGCCGCCGGCGGGACGCTGCACTGCCACGACTGCGAGGACGTCCTCTCCCACGGCGAGGTGTTCTTCGAGTCGACGACGCCGCACTGAAGAAGAGGAGTCGGGCTCAGAGCCGCTCCTTGACCGCCTCGGGGTCGTGCGTCAGCCGCAGGGTCCGGGACCGGCCGCGGCCCTCCAGTTGCTCGTACTCGGCGTCGATGAGCCCGAGCTTGTCGAGCTTGTTCACGATCTCCGTGTACCGCGTGTACCCCAGGTCCGTGCGGTCGTTGAACGCGTCGTAGACGTCGCCCGCCTGGTCGCCGTCGCGGTCCGCGACCGTCTCCACGAGCGCGCGCTCGTTGTCCGATAGCGCCCGCAGATTCCGGGAGAGGTGGACGTGCTTGGCCTCCTCGTAGACCGCTTCGACGTCCTCGACTTCGACGGTCTTGCTCGCGCGGGACTCGGCGTGCAGGCCGGCCCGCCGCAGCAGGTCGATGCCGACCCGGAGGTCGCCCGCCTCGTCGGTGAGTTCGCTCACCTCGTCGAGCACCGGCGTCGGTACGGCGTCCTCCCGGAACCCCACCTCGATGCGGTCCCGGAGGATGTCCGTAATCTCCGACCGGTCGTACGCCGAGAAGTACGCCTCCTCCGGCCGGAACACGGACTGCACGCGGCCGTCGAGGTCCTCGATGACGTCGAGGTCGAGGTCCGACGATATCACGATGACGCCGACCTTCGCGCCGGCGTGGGTCTCGTGCGCCCGCAGCAGCGAGTACAGCGTGTCGCTGGCCTCGTCCTCGTAGAACAGGTAGTTCACGTCGTCCAAGGCCACCACGAGCACCTCGTCGTCGTCCGCGATGCGCTCGGCCACCTGCCCGAACAGCTTCTTGAACGAGATGCCCGACGACGGCGGCTCGTACTCGAATATCTCCTGGAACACCCGCGAGAAGACGGCGTACCGCGTGGAGTCGACCTGACAGTTTACGCGCACCGTCCGCACCCCGGGCTGGCCGCCCAGCTCGCCGAACAGCTTCTGGACGGCGGTCGTCTTCCCGGTGCCCGGCGGCCCCCGGACCATCACGTTCAGCGGGCGGGACCCCCGGACTGCGGGGCGGAGCGCGTACTGCAGGGTCTGGAGCTGGGACTCGCGGTGCCGGAACACCTCCGGGACGTAGTCGATCTCGAAGACGTGCTCGTCCCGGAACACGGTCTCGTCCCAGCCCAGCATCCCCTCCTCGGGGTCCTCGTCCATCACTTTCACCACGCCCGGGCAGCCACTTAACCGTTCCCACGGGCGTGTTCGCGGCCGCCAGCAGGTCGGGCGCTCCCGAGGCGCACTCGGCCGACTAGAACTTCTCCAGCAGCCGGCCGTAGAACCCCGAGCCCGACGCCCCGTCGCTCCGGCCGTCGGCCGCCGCGCCCGCGCTCCCGCTGGACTCGTCGGCGAGCTTCTCGACGATGAGTTCCGGTGTCGACCGTGCAAGGTGGTCTTTCACGGGCGAGCGCTCCACGACGAGTTCGCCGCCCTCCAGGCCCTCCGCGCGGATGCCGTCGACGGTCACGGCGAACCCGCACTGGTCCCGAATCTCGCCGGCGAGGTGGGAGACGAACACGCCCGACGCCCCCGCCTCGTGGAGTTCTTCGAGGATGCCGGCGATGATCTTCGCGGACGCGCCGGGCTCGGTGATTGACTCCAGTTCGTCGACGAGCACCAGCCGGCTGCTCGCTCCCTCGGTGAGTCCCGCGAAGTCACGGAGCGTCGCCTCGAACGCCCCCGCGTCGAGCGTCCCCTGGGTCTTCGCGTAGTAGTGTAGCTCCTCGATTTCGGGGACTCGGGCGGACTCAGCCGGGACCGGGAGGCCCATGTGTGCGAGCACGACGACGACCGCCACCAGGTCGAGGGTGCTCGTCTTCCCGCCGGAGTTCACGCCCGAGAGCAGCGCCACGCCGTCGACGCCGTAGTCCACGGGGTCGACGTCCTCGAACGCGACGTCCAGTAGCGGGCTGCGGCCGCCCTCGATGGCGAAGCCGCGGCCGCCGCGCTCCGCGAGCACGCAGTCGAAGTCCTCGGCGAACCGCGCGACGGCGAGTTCGACGTCCAGGTCGAGCGCGTCGTTCACGAGCCCTCTGGTCGGCTCTCGGAGGTCCGCGAGCGTCGCGGCGAGGTCGCGCTTGCGCTCGGCCGCCCGGCGGTCCCGGGCCGCCGTCAGCTCCTCGCGGAGCCGGGAGACGGCCTCCTCGTCGCGGTCGACTGGGAACGTCGGCTCGTCGGGGAACGCGCGCTGCGCGATGTCCACTTCACTGCCGTCGAGGTCGAGGCTGTCCACGAGATGGTCGCGGGCGGCCGCCACCGCGTCGGCGTACTCGTCGGCGAGCTCCCGGCTCAGGAGGCTGTCGACGCCCGCGCCGCGCTCCACGAGGCTCAGGAGGTCCGCGCCCTCGATGGTGACGTCCTGCTCCTGGATGGCTTCCCGCAGCCGGTCGTTGGCGACCGACTCGGCCGTGCCGACCGCGGCGTCCAAATCGTTCACGGCGACCGTCAGCCGGTCGAGCTCGTCGTCGCCGGCGACAGAGCCGTCACCCTCCAGTTGCGCGAGCGCGTCGTCCAGCTCTCCGAGGTCGACGTCCGTCTCCAGGCCCGCGGCCTCGTGGACCTCGACGGCCGCCCGGATGCGGTCGCGGTTCGTCGCGAAGAACGATAGCACGCGCTCGGGCACGACCTCCTCTGGTCGGTCGAGGGCGTCCGGCTCCACCCTGACGTCGCCGTCGACTTCCACGCCGACAAACGCCTCGTCGAGCGCCACGACCGTCGAGTACCCGCGGGCGAGGTCCGCCAGTCCCCGGGCGTCCTCGACGACTTCCACGGA encodes:
- a CDS encoding phosphoglucomutase/phosphomannomutase family protein translates to MDAISFGTDGWRATLDEFTSERVRIVAQGTADYLADAGHAGETVAVGYDARATSRGFAEDVADVLATNGFDVVLPERDCPTPAVSHAIVERDLAGALVITASHNPPEYNGVKFIPGDGASALPEVTEGIVAHLAEPVEGEQTGEIRAVDFAGPHVAQCRDLVDADLSGLTVVYDAMHGSGRGVTDDALEAAGADVVRRRCTQDAEFGGTPPEPTPEHLAELADAVREHDADLGIANDGDADRVAAVTPERGVLDGNWFYVLAYDYLLESDAGPAVRTVSTTFHVDKLAESRDCEVVEVPVGFKWVAEAVGEHDALFGGEESGGYTMRGHVRQKDGVLMALLAAAAASETGLDERIDAIEAAHGEIHQDKVSVDCPDDRKQAVLADLAEALPDSVAGVSVEEVNDTDGFKILLADGSWLLVRPSGTEPKMRVYAEAGSSDRVGALLDAGRDLVEPLV
- a CDS encoding NADPH-dependent FMN reductase, which produces MTATPLVVGVSGSRRDGSYTLKGVRRALSAAEAAGAETDLVDLGAVDLPLYNPDRSTADSGDAAALMERVRRADAVIVGSPVYHGSYSSTFRNFHDYCSFDEYEDTVVGILVVAGGGTIASTMDHMRITLRGVHADVIPGQVGIRNASDNFDDDGTVADPDIADRIDDVAEDVVAAARRRMAVSGSAAAGDD
- a CDS encoding GIY-YIG nuclease family protein, translated to MHHVYVVECSDGTYYTGYTTDVERRVAEHDAGEGAKYTRGRTPVELVHTESFESKSAAMSREYEIKQLSRTEKEALF
- a CDS encoding DUF7563 family protein; amino-acid sequence: MPRCTHCDGHVSDDFVRVFAAEDGQVRACPNCAANAGIAEVSRDRGRKA
- a CDS encoding DUF1931 family protein, whose protein sequence is MADLIVKAAVKEALDDKNVASDFYEALDDEVDELLADAAERAESNGRKTVQPRDL
- the rpiA gene encoding ribose-5-phosphate isomerase RpiA translates to MKQSGGSEEQKRRAGEAAADEVEDGMVVGLGTGSTAAHAIRALGERGVEVEGVPTSFESRQRAVDAGIPLTSLDESSVDLAIDGADQVAGDALVKGGGAAHAREKYVDASADRFVVVADPSKEADALDAAIPVAVLPDARPVVAERVGGLGGEPTLRAAERKDGPVVTDDGALVLDCEFGRIENPGELATALCGIPGVVEHGLFVDLADAVYVGTADGVRVTEL
- a CDS encoding DUF7504 family protein, with the protein product MTSTREPLVMRGARDALADAGSCGRRLARADDALVVTLDDTPREWLADCDATVRPSFVATYPHPDCVRTIADPGSLTTIAAAVEEFLRTTPDAATPAVCVDTLDPVREYASDRATERWLAVVAGRVAAAGGTLHCHDCEDVLSHGEVFFESTTPH
- a CDS encoding ORC1-type DNA replication protein, translating into MDEDPEEGMLGWDETVFRDEHVFEIDYVPEVFRHRESQLQTLQYALRPAVRGSRPLNVMVRGPPGTGKTTAVQKLFGELGGQPGVRTVRVNCQVDSTRYAVFSRVFQEIFEYEPPSSGISFKKLFGQVAERIADDDEVLVVALDDVNYLFYEDEASDTLYSLLRAHETHAGAKVGVIVISSDLDLDVIEDLDGRVQSVFRPEEAYFSAYDRSEITDILRDRIEVGFREDAVPTPVLDEVSELTDEAGDLRVGIDLLRRAGLHAESRASKTVEVEDVEAVYEEAKHVHLSRNLRALSDNERALVETVADRDGDQAGDVYDAFNDRTDLGYTRYTEIVNKLDKLGLIDAEYEQLEGRGRSRTLRLTHDPEAVKERL
- a CDS encoding endonuclease MutS2, producing MELEAIPGVGAKTADALRSLDDPESALERGDVAAVAGAPGVTEGRAARIVRNAIRARHDDPGGFLATDRATEIHERVLSLLQDRAVTGYARQRLRTFYPSAADSRIREVNEFAERAVERDPDPAVVEALDGVEPLSRPAGLSVRDRCLATTDAETYSEAQDVFPELSVEVVEDARGLADLARGYSTVVALDEAFVGVEVDGDVRVEPDALDRPEEVVPERVLSFFATNRDRIRAAVEVHEAAGLETDVDLGELDDALAQLEGDGSVAGDDELDRLTVAVNDLDAAVGTAESVANDRLREAIQEQDVTIEGADLLSLVERGAGVDSLLSRELADEYADAVAAARDHLVDSLDLDGSEVDIAQRAFPDEPTFPVDRDEEAVSRLREELTAARDRRAAERKRDLAATLADLREPTRGLVNDALDLDVELAVARFAEDFDCVLAERGGRGFAIEGGRSPLLDVAFEDVDPVDYGVDGVALLSGVNSGGKTSTLDLVAVVVVLAHMGLPVPAESARVPEIEELHYYAKTQGTLDAGAFEATLRDFAGLTEGASSRLVLVDELESITEPGASAKIIAGILEELHEAGASGVFVSHLAGEIRDQCGFAVTVDGIRAEGLEGGELVVERSPVKDHLARSTPELIVEKLADESSGSAGAAADGRSDGASGSGFYGRLLEKF